A single Blastococcus colisei DNA region contains:
- the rnc gene encoding ribonuclease III, with product MAGADPLAPGGKAHAELAARWLHDALGVELPGGLLGLALTHRSFAYENGGLPTNERLEFLGDSVLGLVVTDELYRSQPDLPEGQLAKLRASVVNMTSLAGVARRLGDGGIGPHLLLGRGEETTGGREKDSILADALEALIGAIHLGCGLDDAAAIVHRLFDPMLVEAATRGAGLDWKTSLQELGAARGLGAPSYRVEDEGPDHAKTFAASVLLAGTVYGQGNGRTKKAAEQEAAEAAWRALTPEV from the coding sequence GTGGCCGGCGCCGACCCGCTCGCGCCGGGTGGGAAGGCGCACGCCGAGCTCGCTGCCCGCTGGCTGCACGACGCCCTCGGCGTCGAGCTGCCCGGCGGGCTGCTCGGGCTGGCGTTGACCCACCGGTCGTTCGCGTACGAGAACGGTGGTCTGCCCACCAACGAGCGCCTGGAGTTCCTGGGCGACTCGGTGCTCGGCCTGGTCGTCACCGACGAGCTCTACCGCAGCCAGCCGGACCTGCCCGAGGGCCAGCTGGCCAAGCTGCGTGCCTCCGTGGTCAACATGACCTCCCTCGCCGGCGTCGCCCGGCGGCTCGGGGACGGCGGCATCGGTCCGCACCTCCTGCTCGGCCGGGGTGAGGAGACCACCGGCGGCCGGGAGAAGGACTCGATCCTCGCCGACGCCCTGGAGGCGCTGATCGGCGCGATCCACCTCGGCTGCGGCCTGGACGACGCCGCGGCCATCGTCCACCGGCTGTTCGACCCGATGCTGGTCGAGGCCGCGACGCGCGGCGCCGGCCTGGACTGGAAGACCAGCCTCCAGGAGCTGGGTGCCGCCCGCGGCCTGGGCGCCCCCAGCTACCGGGTCGAGGACGAGGGCCCCGACCACGCCAAGACCTTCGCCGCCTCGGTGCTCCTCGCCGGCACCGTCTACGGGCAGGGCAACGGCCGGACCAAGAAGGCCGCCGAGCAGGAGGCCGCCGAGGCGGCCTGGCGGGCGCTCACGCCGGAGGTCTGA
- the mutM gene encoding bifunctional DNA-formamidopyrimidine glycosylase/DNA-(apurinic or apyrimidinic site) lyase, which produces MPELPEVEVVRRGLEQWVAGRTVATVEVHHPRAVRRHLEGAEHFVAALTGRTLAAAHRRGKYLWLPVAEPDGAPSGRALVAHLGMSGQLLVEKRNQPDETHLRARFTFTDGGRELRFVDQRTFGGLAVEESGADGAIPPRLAHIAIDPLDGAFDVDAFSAALRRRRTEVKRALLDQTLIGGVGNIYADEALWRARLHGARPTDKLTRGQVTDLLDGVRDVLGEALAQGGTSFDSLYVDVNGQSGYFSRFLAVYGQADRPCPRCGTPIRRESFMNRSSYSCPQCQPSPRTRRKSAESGVRRS; this is translated from the coding sequence GTGCCGGAGCTTCCCGAGGTCGAGGTGGTCCGGCGGGGCCTGGAGCAGTGGGTCGCCGGGCGCACGGTGGCCACGGTGGAGGTGCACCACCCGCGTGCGGTGCGCCGGCACCTCGAGGGCGCCGAGCACTTCGTCGCGGCGCTGACCGGTCGCACGCTCGCCGCCGCTCACCGCCGCGGCAAGTACCTGTGGCTGCCGGTGGCCGAGCCCGACGGGGCGCCGTCGGGCCGGGCGCTGGTCGCGCACCTGGGCATGAGCGGGCAGCTGCTGGTGGAGAAGCGCAACCAGCCCGACGAGACGCATCTGCGCGCCCGGTTCACCTTCACCGACGGCGGCCGGGAGCTGCGCTTCGTTGACCAGCGCACGTTCGGCGGGCTGGCGGTGGAGGAGAGCGGAGCCGACGGCGCCATCCCACCGCGTCTCGCGCACATCGCGATCGACCCGCTCGACGGCGCGTTCGACGTCGACGCCTTCTCCGCCGCGCTCCGGCGGCGCCGCACCGAGGTCAAGCGGGCCCTGCTGGACCAGACCCTCATCGGTGGCGTCGGCAACATCTACGCCGACGAGGCGCTGTGGCGGGCCCGTCTGCACGGTGCCCGGCCGACGGACAAGCTGACCCGCGGGCAGGTCACCGACCTGCTCGACGGTGTCCGGGACGTGCTGGGGGAGGCCCTCGCCCAGGGCGGTACGTCGTTCGACTCGCTGTACGTCGACGTCAACGGGCAGAGCGGCTACTTCTCCCGGTTCCTCGCCGTCTACGGCCAGGCCGACCGGCCCTGCCCCCGGTGCGGGACACCCATCCGCCGGGAGTCGTTCATGAACCGCTCCAGCTACAGCTGCCCGCAGTGCCAGCCGTCCCCGCGGACCCGGCGGAAGTCGGCAGAGTCCGGAGTGCGGCGGTCATGA
- a CDS encoding acylphosphatase → MTRRAVALVSGRVQGVGYRWFVRGLAEAAGLVGFARNLSDGRVEVALEGDHDAVADALAALDGPRAPGVVTAVDVRDEAARGGSAFTTE, encoded by the coding sequence ATGACCCGGCGGGCGGTGGCCCTGGTGTCCGGGCGCGTGCAGGGCGTGGGCTACCGCTGGTTCGTCCGCGGACTGGCGGAGGCCGCCGGGCTGGTGGGCTTCGCGCGCAACCTCTCCGACGGCCGCGTCGAGGTGGCACTCGAGGGCGACCACGACGCCGTGGCCGATGCGCTGGCCGCGCTCGACGGGCCTCGCGCGCCCGGCGTGGTGACCGCTGTGGACGTACGGGACGAAGCCGCGCGAGGCGGGTCGGCGTTCACCACAGAGTGA
- the smc gene encoding chromosome segregation protein SMC produces MHLSSLTLKGFKSFASATTLRLEPGITAVVGPNGSGKSNVVDAIAWVLGEQGAKSLRGGKMEDVIFAGTAGRPALGRAEVTLTIDNSDGALSIEYTEVSITRRMYRSGESEYEINGDKVRLLDVQELLSDSGIGREMHVIVGQGQLDAVLSGRPEDRRAFIEEAAGVLKHRKRKEKALRKLEGMTHNLDRLGDLTVELRRQLKPLGRQAEVARRAAGVQADLRDARLRLLADDLVQLRDSLDKDVADETAARERRAVVERDLSAVSRREAELEASLAASAPRLQAASETWYRLSALGERFRGVASLAAERHRHLSAAAPAAAPGRDPDHLDAEADRVEAAEAELAAGLESERSRLAAVVARRGELETTLAAEERAWVAAARALADRREGLARLSGEVAAARSRVAAGQAEIERLTLAAGEAADRAEVAAERLAERRESVADQQDGDVALVTAHEEAVAAHAAAARLVTELTEAERAAERDRASWQARRDALAQGLTPVDGAAAVLASGLAGVLGPLADRLTVRAGDEVAVAAALGGMADAVVVSGISEAAAALAHLKGTDGGRAGLLVTGGLPPVPRDGWPALPQDARWALDVVEASEELRPALARALERVALVPDLDAAVALVGAHPRVRAVTAAGDLVGADWAVGGQTDAPSNLVVRARVDEAEAELRAAEARATSLAEELAAAREAATQRSADVDSALVARQASDRSRSAVAAVLAELGAAGRSAEAEAERSLAARVRAEQALEQVVSGLTGLEQRLAEAQAAPVEEEPSTEARDRLRAEVAAARQAETEARLAVRTAEERARALHGRAESLRRQARQERAARDRAAAARVAREQGARVAARVRADAETALAALATSLARAAAERDALASARSSSEAELLEVRARVRSATAELDRLTDEVHRDEVARAEQRLRIEALEGRAAEEYGVDLPTLLGEYGPAAPVPPTPQQVAAAEAAGEPEPEPAPYDRAVQERRAAQAERDLATLGKVNPLALEEFAALEERHAFLATQLEDLKNTRRDLLTVVREVDERIHDVFAAAFADVAREFEGVFATLFPGGSGRLVLTEPDSMLTTGIEVEARPPGKKVKRLSLLSGGERSLTAVALLVAIFRARPSPFYVLDEVEAALDDVNLGRLLTLIEQLRSTSQLIVITHQKRTMEIADALYGVSMRGDGITGVISQRLRELETA; encoded by the coding sequence GTGCACCTCTCCAGCCTGACGCTCAAGGGCTTCAAGTCCTTCGCGTCCGCCACCACCCTGCGGCTGGAGCCCGGGATCACCGCCGTCGTCGGCCCCAACGGGTCGGGCAAGTCCAACGTCGTCGACGCCATCGCCTGGGTCCTGGGCGAGCAGGGCGCGAAGAGCCTCCGCGGCGGCAAGATGGAGGACGTCATCTTCGCCGGCACCGCCGGCCGCCCCGCCCTGGGGCGGGCCGAGGTGACCCTCACGATCGACAACTCCGACGGCGCGCTGTCCATCGAGTACACCGAGGTGTCGATCACCCGCCGCATGTACCGCTCCGGTGAGAGCGAGTACGAGATCAACGGCGACAAGGTGCGCCTGCTCGACGTCCAGGAGCTGCTCAGCGACTCCGGCATCGGCCGGGAGATGCACGTCATCGTCGGCCAGGGACAGCTCGACGCCGTCCTCTCCGGCCGTCCCGAGGACCGCCGCGCCTTCATCGAGGAAGCCGCGGGAGTCCTCAAGCACCGCAAGCGCAAGGAGAAGGCCCTCCGCAAGCTCGAGGGGATGACGCACAACCTCGACCGGCTCGGGGACCTCACCGTCGAGCTCCGGCGCCAGCTCAAGCCACTGGGCCGTCAGGCCGAGGTGGCCCGCCGCGCCGCGGGTGTGCAGGCCGACCTCCGGGACGCCCGGCTGCGGCTGCTGGCCGACGACCTGGTCCAGCTCCGCGACTCCCTGGACAAGGACGTCGCCGACGAGACCGCCGCCCGCGAGCGCCGGGCCGTCGTCGAGCGCGATCTCTCCGCGGTCTCCCGCCGCGAGGCCGAACTCGAGGCGTCGCTTGCCGCGAGTGCGCCGCGCCTGCAGGCAGCCTCGGAGACCTGGTACCGGCTCTCCGCGCTCGGCGAGCGGTTCCGCGGCGTGGCGTCCCTCGCGGCGGAGCGGCACCGTCACCTGTCGGCCGCCGCGCCGGCGGCCGCCCCCGGCCGCGATCCCGACCACCTGGACGCCGAGGCCGACCGCGTCGAGGCGGCCGAGGCCGAGCTTGCCGCCGGCCTGGAGAGCGAGCGCAGCCGGCTGGCCGCCGTCGTCGCCCGGCGCGGAGAGCTGGAGACCACGCTCGCGGCGGAGGAGCGCGCCTGGGTCGCGGCGGCCCGCGCCCTGGCCGACCGCCGGGAAGGCCTGGCGCGGCTCTCCGGCGAGGTCGCCGCGGCGCGTTCCCGGGTCGCGGCCGGCCAGGCCGAGATCGAGCGGCTCACCCTGGCCGCCGGCGAGGCCGCCGACCGCGCCGAGGTCGCCGCCGAGCGGCTCGCCGAGCGACGGGAGTCGGTGGCCGACCAGCAGGACGGCGACGTCGCCCTGGTGACCGCGCACGAGGAGGCCGTCGCCGCGCACGCGGCCGCTGCCCGGCTGGTCACCGAGCTCACCGAGGCCGAGCGGGCCGCCGAGCGGGACCGGGCCTCGTGGCAGGCGCGCAGGGACGCCCTGGCCCAGGGCCTCACGCCGGTGGACGGCGCGGCCGCCGTCCTCGCTTCGGGTCTGGCCGGCGTGCTCGGCCCGCTGGCCGACCGGCTGACCGTGCGGGCCGGCGACGAGGTGGCCGTCGCCGCGGCGCTGGGCGGGATGGCGGACGCCGTCGTCGTCTCCGGGATCTCCGAGGCCGCCGCCGCGCTCGCGCACCTGAAGGGCACCGACGGCGGGCGCGCGGGTCTGCTGGTCACCGGCGGCCTGCCGCCGGTCCCGCGGGACGGCTGGCCGGCGCTGCCCCAGGACGCACGGTGGGCCCTCGACGTCGTCGAGGCGTCCGAGGAGCTGCGGCCCGCGCTGGCGCGCGCGCTGGAGCGGGTCGCCCTGGTGCCCGACCTGGACGCCGCCGTCGCGCTGGTCGGGGCGCACCCCCGGGTGCGCGCCGTGACCGCCGCCGGTGATCTCGTGGGCGCCGACTGGGCGGTCGGCGGGCAGACCGACGCACCGTCGAACCTCGTCGTCCGCGCGCGGGTGGACGAGGCGGAGGCGGAGTTGAGAGCCGCCGAGGCGCGGGCTACGTCGCTCGCCGAGGAGCTCGCCGCCGCACGCGAGGCCGCCACCCAGCGGTCGGCCGACGTCGATTCGGCTCTCGTCGCCCGCCAGGCTTCCGACCGCTCGCGCTCGGCGGTGGCCGCCGTGCTGGCCGAGCTGGGCGCTGCCGGGCGGTCCGCCGAGGCGGAGGCCGAGCGCTCGCTGGCCGCCCGGGTCCGTGCCGAGCAGGCGCTGGAACAGGTGGTGTCCGGTCTGACCGGGCTGGAGCAGCGGCTGGCCGAGGCCCAGGCCGCCCCGGTGGAGGAGGAGCCCTCCACGGAGGCACGCGACCGCCTGCGGGCAGAGGTCGCCGCGGCCCGGCAGGCCGAGACCGAGGCGCGGCTGGCGGTCCGTACCGCCGAGGAGCGGGCGCGCGCACTGCACGGCCGTGCGGAGTCGCTGCGCCGGCAGGCGCGGCAGGAACGGGCCGCCCGCGACCGGGCGGCAGCTGCCCGCGTGGCCCGGGAGCAGGGGGCTCGGGTGGCCGCCCGTGTGCGGGCCGATGCGGAGACGGCGCTCGCTGCGCTCGCGACCTCGCTGGCCCGCGCGGCCGCGGAGCGGGACGCGCTCGCGTCCGCGCGGAGCTCGTCGGAGGCCGAGTTGCTGGAGGTGCGGGCGCGGGTCCGCTCGGCCACGGCTGAGCTGGACCGCCTGACCGACGAGGTGCACCGCGACGAGGTGGCCCGCGCGGAGCAGCGGCTGCGCATCGAGGCGCTCGAGGGACGTGCCGCCGAGGAGTACGGCGTGGACCTGCCGACGTTGCTCGGGGAGTACGGCCCCGCGGCGCCAGTGCCGCCCACGCCGCAGCAGGTCGCCGCGGCCGAAGCGGCGGGGGAGCCCGAGCCCGAGCCGGCCCCCTACGACCGGGCCGTCCAGGAACGCCGGGCCGCCCAGGCCGAGCGCGACCTCGCCACCCTGGGCAAGGTGAACCCGTTGGCGCTGGAGGAGTTCGCCGCCCTGGAGGAGCGGCACGCCTTCCTGGCCACCCAGCTCGAGGACCTCAAGAACACCCGCCGCGACCTGCTCACCGTCGTCCGGGAGGTCGACGAACGGATCCACGACGTCTTCGCCGCCGCCTTCGCCGACGTCGCCCGCGAGTTCGAGGGTGTCTTCGCGACCCTCTTCCCGGGTGGCTCCGGCCGGCTGGTGCTCACCGAGCCCGACAGCATGCTCACCACGGGCATCGAGGTCGAGGCCAGGCCGCCCGGCAAGAAGGTCAAGCGGCTGTCGCTGCTCTCCGGTGGCGAGCGGTCGCTGACCGCCGTCGCCCTGCTCGTGGCCATCTTCCGGGCCCGGCCGTCACCGTTCTACGTCCTCGACGAGGTCGAAGCGGCCCTGGACGACGTCAACCTCGGCCGGCTGCTCACCCTGATCGAGCAGCTCCGGTCGACGTCGCAGCTGATCGTCATCACCCACCAGAAGCGGACGATGGAGATCGCCGACGCCCTCTACGGCGTGAGCATGCGCGGCGACGGCATCACCGGCGTCATCAGCCAGCGCCTGCGCGAGCTCGAGACCGCCTGA
- a CDS encoding IS30 family transposase has product MGRPRMPKEIERRFWRLIAAGSATEQAAEAVGVSADTGQRWFRDGGGMAPMALTEPSDRFLTVAERETIDLCWAEGWPQADIAREIGRHPSTVSRELRRNRLEGYPRRPPLPVGQRHRPGPAPGTQGPGRRPRLRYRAAPAQAKAEARGRRPKPSKIAEFPELQAYVQRQLKEGWSPEQITGRLVVDFLDDERMRISHEAIYQALFVQGRGGLNRELTKHLRTGRALRKPRRRVDGRRERIKDKVMISERPAEADDRAVPGHFEGDLMVGKDSGSAVGTLVERTTRFTMLLHLPADHGAEAVRDAITTKIATLPVHLRRSLTWDQGIELARHTEITIAADLPIYFCDPHSPWQRGTNENTNGLLRQYLPKGTDLSVHTIADLEAIETRLNGRPRKTLGFKTPAEAFAQLLSEDQQAGVATTS; this is encoded by the coding sequence ATGGGGCGTCCGCGGATGCCGAAGGAGATCGAGCGCAGGTTCTGGCGGCTGATCGCTGCGGGATCGGCGACGGAGCAGGCGGCGGAAGCGGTCGGCGTGTCGGCCGACACTGGGCAGCGGTGGTTCCGCGACGGTGGCGGCATGGCGCCGATGGCATTGACCGAGCCCAGCGACCGATTCCTGACCGTGGCCGAGCGGGAGACGATCGACCTGTGCTGGGCCGAGGGCTGGCCGCAGGCCGACATCGCCCGCGAGATCGGCCGGCATCCCTCGACGGTCTCCCGCGAGCTGCGCCGCAATCGACTCGAGGGCTATCCGCGGCGTCCGCCGCTGCCCGTCGGCCAGCGGCACCGCCCCGGGCCGGCGCCGGGGACTCAGGGCCCGGGACGGCGCCCACGGCTGCGCTATCGGGCCGCGCCGGCGCAAGCCAAGGCCGAGGCGCGGGGCCGCCGCCCGAAGCCGAGCAAGATCGCCGAGTTCCCCGAGCTGCAGGCCTACGTGCAGCGGCAGTTGAAGGAGGGCTGGAGCCCCGAGCAGATCACCGGCCGTCTGGTCGTGGATTTCCTCGACGATGAACGGATGCGCATCTCACATGAGGCGATCTACCAGGCCCTGTTCGTCCAGGGCCGCGGTGGGCTGAACCGGGAGCTGACCAAGCACCTGCGCACCGGGCGGGCGCTGCGTAAGCCCCGCCGTCGTGTCGATGGCCGCCGGGAACGGATCAAGGACAAAGTCATGATCTCCGAGCGGCCCGCCGAGGCCGACGACCGCGCCGTACCCGGCCACTTCGAAGGCGACCTGATGGTCGGCAAGGACAGCGGCTCGGCGGTCGGCACCCTGGTCGAGCGCACCACCCGGTTCACCATGCTCCTGCACCTGCCGGCCGATCACGGTGCCGAAGCCGTCCGCGACGCCATCACCACCAAAATCGCCACGCTGCCGGTACATCTGCGCCGCTCGCTGACCTGGGACCAGGGCATCGAGTTGGCCAGGCACACCGAGATCACCATCGCGGCCGACCTGCCGATCTACTTCTGCGATCCGCACAGCCCCTGGCAGCGCGGCACCAACGAGAACACCAACGGCCTGCTCCGCCAGTACCTGCCCAAGGGCACCGACCTCTCGGTGCACACCATCGCCGACCTCGAGGCCATCGAGACCCGACTCAACGGCCGACCCCGCAAGACCCTCGGCTTCAAGACCCCCGCCGAAGCCTTCGCCCAGCTACTCTCCGAAGATCAACAAGCTGGTGTTGCGACGACCAGTTGA
- a CDS encoding endonuclease/exonuclease/phosphatase family protein yields the protein MTGAHGVRPAPGPDQPPVPVRLVTFNTHHGVGDDARHDLPRLATLLASADADVICLQEVDRHFGDRSEDVDQALLLSRALDMQLAWGPAIDEPRPGARPPRQYGNALLSRLPILVSDVHRLPGSGEPRSALRTMLELDGSTLWVTATHLTTRSPEERAEQVTALAALHTEDMAAGVLVGDFNARPDAPELDPLRQRFTDAWELAEDRDDQAGWRFWQRDEGHTHPARAPHRRIDQAWVSSGIAVATARVLDADGASDHLPLVVDLLIPSGV from the coding sequence ATGACTGGTGCGCACGGGGTGCGGCCCGCCCCTGGTCCCGACCAGCCGCCCGTCCCCGTCCGGCTGGTCACCTTCAACACCCACCACGGCGTCGGCGACGACGCCCGGCACGACCTGCCGCGGTTGGCCACGCTGCTGGCATCGGCGGACGCCGACGTGATCTGCCTCCAGGAGGTCGACCGCCACTTCGGCGACCGCAGCGAGGACGTCGACCAGGCGCTGCTCCTCTCGCGGGCGCTGGACATGCAGCTGGCCTGGGGCCCGGCGATCGACGAACCACGGCCCGGTGCCCGGCCGCCGCGTCAGTACGGCAACGCGCTGCTGTCCCGGTTGCCGATCCTGGTCAGTGACGTTCACCGGCTCCCCGGCAGCGGCGAACCGCGCAGCGCCCTCCGGACGATGCTGGAACTGGACGGCAGCACGCTGTGGGTGACCGCGACCCACCTCACCACCCGGTCCCCCGAGGAGCGGGCCGAGCAGGTGACGGCGCTGGCCGCCCTGCACACCGAGGACATGGCCGCCGGCGTCCTGGTGGGCGACTTCAACGCACGCCCCGACGCGCCGGAGCTGGACCCGCTGAGGCAGCGGTTCACCGACGCGTGGGAGCTGGCCGAGGACCGCGATGACCAGGCCGGCTGGCGCTTCTGGCAGCGCGACGAGGGGCACACGCATCCCGCGCGCGCCCCGCACCGTCGCATCGACCAGGCCTGGGTGTCGTCGGGCATCGCCGTCGCCACCGCACGGGTCCTCGACGCCGACGGCGCCTCCGACCACCTGCCGCTCGTGGTCGACCTGCTGATTCCGTCGGGGGTCTAG